The Deltaproteobacteria bacterium IMCC39524 region GCAAGATTGCCAATATCACCAGCCGCATGGGGTCGATTGCTGACAACTCCTCCGGTGGGCGTTATGGTTATCGTGCCTCCAAAGCGGCCTTCAACGCCCTTGGACGCAGCCTGGCGATTGACCTGAAAGGGCGTGGCATCGCCGTGGCACAATTGCACCCCGGTTTTGTAAAAACCCGCATGGTTGACTTTGGCGGTTTAATAACGCCAGAAGAATCTGCTGCCGGGCTCGCCGAAAGGATTGAGGCTCTCAATCTTGACAACTCAGGATCTTTCTGGCACTGCAATGGTGAGGAGCTCCCCTGGTAGAATGAAGGCCCGTTTGCCCTTTTTTAACATGCTCGCTACGACGATATCTCTGGCGCAAACGCTTGAAGAATGAGGCTTGCTTCCGCAATCATAAACGATCAGGAATTTGGCTTCTTAGGCTGCGCCATTTGTAGGAAGACCTGAGCAAGGTATACTTAGTCACCGGGTAAAGGTTGCTAGTGTCTTGAGCCTGGGTGCGCAGCCAGTCACTTTTGTCTTTTCGCAGGTTGTCTATGAGTCTCTTAGCCGACGGTACACAAGAGTTGCATTCGTACCTTTTTAAGGTGCGTGATTCGATCTCTGACAACACGACCAACCTTGATGCGATAAAAGCTGCTCTGGTTGAGTTGCTGGTCTACTTATGCTCACAAGAAGGCCGCACTGCCGATAACTGCACTACAGCAGATACCTTCTTCCGACTTCATGCTGATTATGGTTTTAATTGGATCCATCTGCCGGAAGAGCTTCAGTTGATTCTGGAAGATATTGGAGGGCAGTTACACGACACTTTGGAACATCCCGACACAGCAACGAACTTTCAAAGCACGCCAGAGCAGTTGCTCACAAGAATCCATTGTTTGAGCTTCTAAAGCCCCATTCACTTTCTTAAAAGTCACGAGTTCTGAGCCGAAAATTAGCTTCTTATTGATAGAGCCATTCAGGACGCTCTTTAATGCACAAAACTATGGCTGCCAGGGATCGAGCTCTGGCGGCCTTGTTTATTTCATTTTTCCTGTTGGCATATCCAACCAAAGAAGCAATCTATCAACCAGAACAGACTTCTTCATGCTCTACCTCCTAAAAAAACCTTTGAGGGCTCTGTCAGGGCAGGTTATGAGATCAAAGAGTGCTATTAAAATGCGCTTTGAGAACAATTTATCACCCTCGAAACTATCCAGGACGATAAATAAGCCACCCGATATTGAACAAAGCGCTCTTCTTGGTATAGTTCTCTTAGCATATATATAAGATTTTCTATTCCCACTGAACAAAAGGCTGAACGACTGTCTTCTGGTTTAGTCATTTCAAATGAAGTTTTGCTCCTTCAACGTTGGAATATTTAAGCTATTATGGAGTTCGAGAACGGCATCCTTCATATCAGTCCTTTCCTTTCTGTCACTTTGGGCATTGTCGTCCTGTTCGTCGGCAAACGTGTGAACAATATCGTACGGTTCCTCAAGGAGTTCAGTATTCCGGAGCCTGTAACCGGTGGACTGATCTGTTCCTTACTGATTGCATTGCTCTACCTAGTGACAGGCATCGAGATCGAATTCGAGCTCTCTGCACGTGACTTCCTGCTTGTCTATTTCTTCACCACTATCGGCATCAACGCTAGTCTTAAGGACCTGATAAAGGGCGGTAAACCACTTGTCATCTTGTTGGTCATCACAATCGCCTACATGATCGTTCAGAACCTGACGGGTATCTCGGTCGCAGCTGCCTTTGGGCTCGCAGCGCCGGTCGGCCTATTGGGTGGAAGCGTCTCCCTGATCGGTGGACACGGCACAGCTATCGCCTGGGCTCCGCGTATCGCCGCAGACTACGGCATAGGCAACGCCATGGAAGTCGGCATCGCTTGTGCCACCTTCGGCCTGATCCTCGCTAGCATAATGGGCGGCCCGATTGCCAAGCTACTCATCAATCGGTACAAGTTGCAGTCACCCGGCGAAGAGCCTCTGACGGTCGGGTTTTCAGATACAGAGCAAGGTGGCCGAATCAGCCACCTCGACTTTCTGGATGCAATCCTCGCCATACATGTCTGCGCCATCCTCGGTTTTGTACTCAACGAACAGTTGGAAAATTTGGGCCTGCAACTACCGCTATTTGTCACCTGTCTATTCGCCGGCATCCTGATAACCAACCTGATCCCGGAGAACTTTCCCCGTATCAGTGGCACCAAGTGGCCGAGTCGCATGCCCGCTATCTCTTTGCTCGCAGATATCTCATTGGGCACTTTCCTGGCGATGTCGTTGATGAGTATGCAACTCTGGACCTTGGTGGATCTAGCCGGGCCAATCTTCACAATTCTCGGTGCCCAATTTTTTGTTGCTCTGGCCACGATCCTGTTTGTCGTCTTTCCCGTTATGGGCAAGAACTATGATGCTGCTGTGGTCTGCGCTGGTTTCGGTGGAATCTCCCTCGGCTCCACACCAACCGCCATGGCTAACATGTCAGCCGTTTCACAGCGTTACGGTGCCTCACACATGGCATTCATTATCGTCCCGTTAGTGTGTGCTTTTTTCATAGACCTTGCCAATGCAATCCTCATCCCGTTTTTCCTGGCAAATTTCTGAGTTGAGTTCCCTCACTTAGTGGCGGAGGCCTTTACCCAAAAGGTCACCATTGACAGGACATTTTCTGGGGTGATTTGAGCGTCTGGTTTGATAGACCTTGAAACGTCGCCATGAAACGGTTATTGATAAACAGCCTGTATTTTACGACAGGCCCTGCTGATGCGGCCTCTGGGGATTGTCCTCAGGGGTCGTTTCTTATTTGTCACCAAATATGAAAGATTGGCTGAAGCGGAATGAAGCGTGTATTATAAGTCCTGTCATAATTGATTATCGGACGTTATCTTGATATCTGAGACACTCAACCACTCGCTTAAACGAGACTCAACCTTTCGAGGGGATTACAGAATGAAATCGACTTGCGCCTTTCTGATTCTCTTGGCAAGCCTGACCTTCACAGGATGTTCCAGCGCCAAGAAACCGGTTCTCTACCCCAACCAGCACCTAAGCATGGTCGGTCAACAGCAGGCGAACGCTGATATTGATGACTGCATGCGGGCCGCCGAAGCCAGCGGAGCCAACTCGGGGAAAAGTGAGGACCTCGCCCAGAGAACAGCCAAAGCCGGCGCGGTCGGCGGTGCCACCGGGGCTGTCGCAGGTGCAATTTCTTCGGGGACCAGCACAGGACGGGGAGCAGCGATTGGCGGCGCCGGGGCGGCCACGGCAGCCTTGGTCAGTGGCGCCTTCGACTCCTCGGAACCAACCCAGGTCTACATCCGCTTTGTTGAGATCTGCTTAAGAGAGAAAGGCTACCAGCCGATCGGCTGGCGGTAACAGCGGCACATCCTGCCGATGCTTTTCTCGAGCTCTTTCGGCTTCAGTAATCAATCCCCGGTTGAGGTTCGATATCCTTCTGATAGGCGTGTTTGACTTCGCAGACTTCGCTGACCGTATCCGCCAGATCGATGACTTCCGGATGGGCATTCCTTCCAGTTAACACCATGTGTACCATCGCCGGCTTCGCCTTGATCAAACCCAGCACCTGCTCCAGATCGACCAGTTTGAGTTTCAAGGCGTTATTGATCTCGTCCAGAATAATGATCTGATAATCGCCGCTGGTCAGCTTTGTCGTGGCCAGTTCAATGGCGGCCTGGGCGCTGGCACGATGTTCTGCGTGGGTGTAGGTGTTGCCTTGAATACCGCAAAAGCCCATACCTGTGGCATGCAGCTCTACGAGACCGTCGAGTCGCTTTACCCCATCCCACTCACCGGTGTAAAGATCACCCTTCATAAACTGAATGATGCAGCTTTTAAAGCCATGGCCGCTGGCGCGCAGCACCATCCCCATGGCGCTGGTTGTTTTACCTTTGCCATTTCCGGTGATCACCACGACCAGGCCCTGGGGTTTTTTCGGTTCGAGCTTGTCAATTTTGATTGGTTTCGGTTGTATCGGCATGAAATGTCCTCCTGTTGACCTAGTTTACCGTGTTCCTGACGAGAACAAAAGGGTCGATCGAAAAGAACCTGTCCAGCTTAATCTTTCGCGGCAAAAACATTTTAATTGGGTATAATGTCCCGAGTAGTTTGCTACCGTCACCCACACGATCCATATCATCAGGGAACAATAATGAGCGAATTCTTTCTACAATTCAATCCTGTCACACAAGCATTTATTGCGACTCTATTCACCTGGGGCGTCACCGCCGCAGGGGCCTCGCTGGTTTTTTTCACCAAAGATCTAAACCCTAAATTAATGGACTCTCTGCTCGGCTTTGCTGCTGGCGTGATGATCGCAGCCAGCTTCTGGTCTCTTCTCAACCCGGGGATAGAGATGGCGGAGCAGTTGGGACACACCCCCTGGCTGACTGCCGCAATCGGTTTTATGGGCGGCGGGATTTTCATGCGCCTGACCGATAAATTCCTGCCCCACCTGCACCCCGGGCTCAGTACGGACAAAAGCGAAGGGGTGAAAACCTCGTGGCAGAGAAGCACTCTGCTGGTGCTGGCAATTACCATGCACAACATTCCTGAAGGATTGGCCGTCGGAGTCGCCTTCGGTGCTGTTGCCGCCGGGTTGCCTTCGGCCACCATTGGTGGCGCCATTGCCCTGGCGATCGGCATCGGCATTCAGAATTTTCCTGAAGGCACGGCGGTATCAATGCCGTTACGCAGGGAAGGCATGTCTAAGGGGAAAAGCTTTTTCATGGGTCAGGCGTCCGGCATGGTCGAACCGATTGCCGGAGTTGTCGGCGCGCTGTTTGTCATCTACATGCAACCGATTCTTCCCTACGCACTCTGCTTTGCCGCCGGCGCCATGATTTTTGTGGTGGTGGAAGAACTCATTCCTGAATCACAGAGAAACTACAAGAACATAGACCTGGTCACCATGGCCACCATGGTCGGCTTCTCGGTCATGATGATCCTCGATGTGGCTTTGGGATAACGGTTCAGCTTGTTGATTGCCTGACCCAAAACAAGCAAAGAACTCCCGGAGAAATGAACTTTAAGCTTTTGCATTTCTCCGCGTTTCTTGTGTCCTCTGTGGTAAAACTTCTTTCATTTTAGACAAAAGTACCCTTCGATCAATAAGGTCGCAATGCTCCGTTTAATGCTCCTCGGTCTGGCCGCTGGCATGTTCTTTAGCGCGACCTTCATTCTAAACCGGGCCATGAGTCTCGAAGGCGGCCACTGGTACTGGTCGGCAGCGCTCAGGTACGCCTACATGATTGCATTTCTCGGCGCAGGGATCAGGGCCTGTAAAGGTGCTGAATATTTCGGGAGGGTTCTCTCCGAGCTTAAGAAAAATGCACTCTTCTGGGTCGTGAGCGGTACGATCGGCTTCGGCGGGTTTTACGCCCTGATCTGCTTTGCCGCGGATTATTCACCGGGCTGGGTGGTGGCAACCACCTGGCAGATGACGATCATCGCATCCTTGTTTGTGCTGATGCTCTTCGGGAAAAAATTTTCAAAAAAAATCTGGATTTACGCGGCCATTGTTTTCTGCGGGGTTTTTCTTGTCAACATCAGTCAGGTCGAAAGGGCAAACATCACGACCTTGATCCTGGGAGCCTCGCCCGTGCTTGTCGCAGCATTCCTCTACCCACTCGGCAATCAACTCGTATGGGAGGCCAAGCAGGGGCGCAAAGGCTTGCCTGAACTCGATGTGGCTCTGCTCGACAACGCCTTTGTCAAAGTGTTCCTGCTCTCTATCGGCAGCCTCCCTTTCTGGCTGCTGCTCTACCCTTTCACCAGCGCAACCATGCCTTCCCAAGGCCAGCTTATCAACGTCGCCCTGGTCGCCCTTTTTTCAGGTGTGATCGCCACCTCGCTCTTCCTCTCTGCTCGCAACGGCGCAGACAATGCCAGCAAGCTGGCCGCTGTTGATGCAACTCAATCAAGCGAAGTGATCTTTGCCCTGGCCGGAGAAGCTCTACTCCTGCAAGCCAGCCTGCCAAACGCGGCTGCGATGCTTGGCATACTCATCGCCTGTGCAGGGCTGATCGCGTTTGTCCGTCACGAGCATAACTAAAGCTTTACTTGGAGTAGAGTTCGACGATCAACTGCTCGTTAGCGTTAGCGTCAATCTCGTCGCGTTGCGGCAGACGATTCACCGAAACGGTCAGCGCATCACGATCCACCGCGAGCCACTCAGCACCGCCAAAACGTGAATTCTCCATCAGGTAACGGGTTGCCAGGGCTTTGGACGCAAGCGTGTCTCGCACTGTAACCTGATCGCCAACCCTGACCCGATAGGAAGCAATATCCACCCGCCTGCCGTTAACCTTGATGTGGCCATGATTCACCAACTGCCGCGCCTGCATGATGGTGCAACCGAGCCCGGCCCGAAAGACCAGGCTGTCAAGACGGGTCTCCAGGAGGACCAGCAGATTTTCACCAGTAATGCCACGCATCTGCTGGGCCTTGCGGAACAACCTGCGGAACTGTTTTTCCAGCAGGCCGTAGGTATTCCTTAATTTCTGCTTTTCGATCAGCTGTTGCCCATACTCTGAGACCTTACGCCGGACCTGGCTGGGGCCATGCTGACCTGGGCCGTGACTGCGTCTTTCGAGTAAGCGATCATACTTGGGATTGACATATATGTTAACGCCGAAACGGCGGACGAGCTTGCCTTTGGGACCTGTGAATTTTGCCATAGATTTGATTCCTCGCTGTTTTTTTTAAAGATGGATCGACAGTCCTACAAAACATGACCTTTTTTGTCAACTATTTTCGCATTCGCCTAATTATGACTTTGAATGCATATTTTGATTCTGTCTTAAGGGCCAGGAGCCCTGTCCAGGAACAATTAAGTATGGTGTCCCCATATCTAAAATGATACCCTCACGCTTGCCGTTTAAAAACGGCTATGCAGACAACATAGATTTGAGGCAGACATGCAAGACTTCACACCCTATCTCGGGTTTATCGCGGTCAGTTTAATGATCGCATTATCGCCGGGCCCAAGTTGGGCTTACACCATATCGACGACTCTCGGCCATGGCCGCAAAGCCGGCATGATCGGCAATCTCGGCAATTCCACCGGCATCCTCTGCCATGCCGTTGCGGTCGCTCTCGGTCTTGCCGCCCTGCTGCAATATTCTTCAACAGCATTCCATGCAATCAAGTTCCTCGGTGTCGCTTACCTGGTTTACCTGGCCATCAAAGCCTTCCGAGGTGGTGCGAGCGTCAGCACTGCGACTGAAACGATCGGCACCGACAACTGGAAAATTTTCCGTAACGGCGCCTTTGTCAGCATCTTCAACCCAAAGATCTCCTTATTGATGCTGGCGCTGTTGCCTCAGTTTGTTGATCCTACTGCGCAAAATCCAGAACTGCATATTGCAGCCATGGGTGCCATGCACGCCCTTACGGCAGGCATTGTTCACACCCACCTGATCTTCTTTTCAAGCGGCATTTCACGTCGCCTCAAGAAATCCGGGAAAGTGCAGAAAGCCATGCGCTGGGCAACGGGAACGGTTTTCCTTGGTTTTGGCGCACGCCTGGCGCTATCGGACAACTACTAATTTCGGCACTAATGCTGTAGCAAAACACTCTCTAGCAAACTGATAAGAAAGGTTTTACGTGGAAACAAAAAAATCGTTGAAAAAATTCTTCTTCATGCTCGGCACCTGGTTTGTTGTTATCACTGTCGTCATCGGTGGATCGATCCTCTATGATCGATACAAAACCTCTGAATTTGATGATAGAGCGGTGCCCTACATCAAGGAAGTAATCCCGGAAATTTCGCAATGGAATCCAACAAAAACCAAGGCATTGATGGCCTCGGAAGTGGCCGCGACCATATCGGAAGAGAAATTTGCCCAAGCGATGGACATGTTCTCCAGGCTGGGCCAGCTGCAAAGTGTCGAAGAGCCGAGGTTCATAGAGGTGCACTCCGGCAAGCAGGGTGACATCGGAGAGCAGACGATTGTCGAGTATGAAATTGATGCCAAATATGCTACCGGCGATGCCACGATCAACCTGAAGCTTCTGTTCAGAGACGGGCTCTTCGAAATCTACAATTTCAACTTCAGCGCAGAAGCTCTACTCAAATAACTTAAACCATGAAAAAAATATTCATTATCAAGGCGGGCTCAACGTTTCCCGAGACCGCAGCCAAACATGGCGATTTTGAAGAGATGACGAAAAGGGGCCTCGACAGCAAGGACGCCAAGGTGTCGACGGTCGACGCGTGCAAGGGAGAAGATCTGCCGGCCCCGGAAAAGTGTCTTGGTGTTGTCATCACCGGTGCGCACTGCATGGTCACCGATAATTTGTCATGGAGCCTGGCGATAGAAGCATGGATCCCGGCTCTGGTCCGGGCAAAGATACCGTTACTCGGAATCTGCTACGGTCATCAACTCCTCGGTCGCGCCATGGGCGGACAAGTCGACGTCCATCCCAGCGGCAGAGAGGTGGGTACGGTTGAGATCAGAAAGACGGCGGCTGGTTGCGTTGATCCCCTCTTCAAAGAACTCCCGGAACGATTCCAGGCACACGCCACCCACGCCCAATCAGTGCTCGCCCTTCCGCGCGAAAGCATTTTACTGGCTGAGAATGATTTTGAAGCACACCATGCGTTCCGCATCGGTCCCTGTGCCTGGGGGGTACAGTTCCATCCCGAGTACAACAGTCATGTCATGCGCGACTATCTTCACAAGCAGGAGAAACTCCTGACCGAAGCCGGGCAGGATGTTGCCGCACTCTCACAGGAGATTTGCGAAACACCGGCAGCTAACGCATTGTTGGCACGCTTTGCCTCCCTGGCAACGAAAGGCACCTGCTGATGACGACAATCACCGGAGGCTGTTTCTGCAAAGCCATTCACTATCGGATCAAAACCGGCATCTCCATGGCGGTCAACTGCCACTGCAATGTCTGCAGAAAAGCTGGTGGCGGTGCTTTCTCCAGTCACGCTGTGGTCCGGGAGAGACGCTTTGAAATTGTCTCGGGAGAAGAAAACCTTTCAACCTTTCCTCTCGGGGAGAGTGTGACGAAACATTTCTGTCGCCATTGCGGAACTCCGATTTTCAACAGCAACAAACGTTATCCGGGGCATCGGATGGTTGCTGTCGGCACCCTTGACGACCCAACAATGGTCACACCAAGCGCCAACATCCACTGTAACAGCCAGTTGGACTGGGTCACTCTGGACAAGCAGATGCAGAACTTTCCACAAGACTACAGCTGAGCCGTCGTTATTTGATCTGCGACGGCCTTTTGAGCGCAACAGGCATCGCCCCCGAACGCAGATTAATTGCGCTGACAACTTGTTATTTTTATGCAAAGGAAGCAAAAATGATTCACAGAAAACTGCTAAGAATACTGATAGGCGCGATCATCATCTGCCACTGTTTCACTAGTCAGGCCATGGCGGCAGAACAAGCTATGAGCACAGCGTTGGTTGCGGACGAACTTAAAACCCTGTCAAATGCAGTCGACAACCTCAGCAGACAAATCGCCAAACAATCGGGTAATGCTGAAGAAGAAACCACCCTGCGCAAACTCGATATCGCCATCGCCTACCTGAACTTTCGTTCACGGCGCATCGAGATGTTCGAGCGTGACCTGCAATCATCAAGAGCCAGCCGCAACCGCATTGAAGATGTACTGGAGCAGTTTCAACGAGAAGAGAACAGCCTGTCACAGAGCTTCGATTCCAACCAACAGGACGCCATGCAGAAAGCCCGTGAAGAACTCCGTTTCCGCCAACAGGCAATCAAAGATCGCGGCAGCCGTCTGGACGAGGAAATCATCCTGCTCGAAAACCGGATTATGGATATGCGGAGCCAGATCGATAGCGTAGAAAGTTTCGTGCAGAAGAACCTGCAGTTTTACAGATAGACTGACCGCGGGGATAAAGCCGGCCTTCATGGGTCTTCCTACTCGATCCCTGCCCTCTTCTCCTGCATACTCGCGAGCAGCGCCCGTTCCTTGTGCAAAGCAGCGTTGCTGTGTGTCCAAAGATAATAGTTCTCAAGTCCCATCACACTGATTCCGGCAAAGAAAACCGCCCAGAAGTTATCCTGCAGCGCCCCCGACAAATGGTAGAAGAGATAGAAAGCGGTAAAGAACGCGGCGTGCATCAGACCGAGGTAAGGTTTGATGTTGCGACTCATGCGGGCAAGGGTACGGACGATACCGGAAAAGGCATAAACGACCAGGGCCAGGCTGATCATTTCTGCCGGTGGCGGCGTGCCAAGAAAGTTGCGCACCTCTGTACTGAGCTCGGGTAAGAAGGAAAACCCATTGAAGGCGGCGAAGCTGATCAGCAGGAAGCAGACCATCGACCAGAGCCCATTGCCGGAAGCTCTTTCCTGCTTGCGGATACGCGCCTCGATCCTGAGCCGTAAGCCTTCGCGTCCCGGCAAGGGCGGTTCTTCGGGCTTTGGCTGCACCTGGCTCATTGTCGGCTCCTTCTGCCGCGTGGCAGAATGGTAAAACAGAGTCAGTAAAGGTCCTAATCATCAACGTGGCGCAACTTATTAAGAGGCCTCGTCTCCCTTGGATGACGCTTGAGTTTCGAGCTCCTGGACCCGGTTGGTCATCTCCTGAAAGGATTTTGCCAGGCGGGCAATGTCACCACTCACATCAGGAAAATCTTCGCCCAACCTACCATTCACCGGGATTTCGGTAAAGTCGGCAAGTTGCTTGATTGGTAAAAAGACCTGGCGATACAAAAGAGCGCAAACCGCACCCACGGTTAGAATCAGAATCATGCCGCTAAAAACGATCATGCGATTTTGCAATTGGCCTAAAGTCTCTTTGAGAGGGTCCTGAGAAACACCAATATCAAGGGTTCCCAGCAAACTCTGGTCACTCGTATGAAAATGACAGGCGGCGTTAAAACACTCGGGCTCGTTGTAGATTGGCGCCGTGATAGCAAGGACATCTTTACCCTCTTTGTTGTTAAACTGGCGAGCCTGGGCCATGGTGCCGAGACTGCTTTTCGGCTTCTCTCCGGCGTGACATTCATTACATCCGGCGGCCGACTTGTCGATAAACCTATCCCGTTCCCCTTGCTCTCGGGAGAACATGATCAACCCCTTCTTGTTGAAGATTC contains the following coding sequences:
- a CDS encoding glutamine amidotransferase gives rise to the protein MKKIFIIKAGSTFPETAAKHGDFEEMTKRGLDSKDAKVSTVDACKGEDLPAPEKCLGVVITGAHCMVTDNLSWSLAIEAWIPALVRAKIPLLGICYGHQLLGRAMGGQVDVHPSGREVGTVEIRKTAAGCVDPLFKELPERFQAHATHAQSVLALPRESILLAENDFEAHHAFRIGPCAWGVQFHPEYNSHVMRDYLHKQEKLLTEAGQDVAALSQEICETPAANALLARFASLATKGTC
- a CDS encoding ZIP family metal transporter; its protein translation is MSEFFLQFNPVTQAFIATLFTWGVTAAGASLVFFTKDLNPKLMDSLLGFAAGVMIAASFWSLLNPGIEMAEQLGHTPWLTAAIGFMGGGIFMRLTDKFLPHLHPGLSTDKSEGVKTSWQRSTLLVLAITMHNIPEGLAVGVAFGAVAAGLPSATIGGAIALAIGIGIQNFPEGTAVSMPLRREGMSKGKSFFMGQASGMVEPIAGVVGALFVIYMQPILPYALCFAAGAMIFVVVEELIPESQRNYKNIDLVTMATMVGFSVMMILDVALG
- the gltS gene encoding sodium/glutamate symporter; this translates as MEFENGILHISPFLSVTLGIVVLFVGKRVNNIVRFLKEFSIPEPVTGGLICSLLIALLYLVTGIEIEFELSARDFLLVYFFTTIGINASLKDLIKGGKPLVILLVITIAYMIVQNLTGISVAAAFGLAAPVGLLGGSVSLIGGHGTAIAWAPRIAADYGIGNAMEVGIACATFGLILASIMGGPIAKLLINRYKLQSPGEEPLTVGFSDTEQGGRISHLDFLDAILAIHVCAILGFVLNEQLENLGLQLPLFVTCLFAGILITNLIPENFPRISGTKWPSRMPAISLLADISLGTFLAMSLMSMQLWTLVDLAGPIFTILGAQFFVALATILFVVFPVMGKNYDAAVVCAGFGGISLGSTPTAMANMSAVSQRYGASHMAFIIVPLVCAFFIDLANAILIPFFLANF
- a CDS encoding LysE family translocator; the protein is MQDFTPYLGFIAVSLMIALSPGPSWAYTISTTLGHGRKAGMIGNLGNSTGILCHAVAVALGLAALLQYSSTAFHAIKFLGVAYLVYLAIKAFRGGASVSTATETIGTDNWKIFRNGAFVSIFNPKISLLMLALLPQFVDPTAQNPELHIAAMGAMHALTAGIVHTHLIFFSSGISRRLKKSGKVQKAMRWATGTVFLGFGARLALSDNY
- the rpsD gene encoding 30S ribosomal protein S4 yields the protein MAKFTGPKGKLVRRFGVNIYVNPKYDRLLERRSHGPGQHGPSQVRRKVSEYGQQLIEKQKLRNTYGLLEKQFRRLFRKAQQMRGITGENLLVLLETRLDSLVFRAGLGCTIMQARQLVNHGHIKVNGRRVDIASYRVRVGDQVTVRDTLASKALATRYLMENSRFGGAEWLAVDRDALTVSVNRLPQRDEIDANANEQLIVELYSK
- a CDS encoding GFA family protein, encoding MTTITGGCFCKAIHYRIKTGISMAVNCHCNVCRKAGGGAFSSHAVVRERRFEIVSGEENLSTFPLGESVTKHFCRHCGTPIFNSNKRYPGHRMVAVGTLDDPTMVTPSANIHCNSQLDWVTLDKQMQNFPQDYS
- the cobO gene encoding cob(I)yrinic acid a,c-diamide adenosyltransferase, producing MPIQPKPIKIDKLEPKKPQGLVVVITGNGKGKTTSAMGMVLRASGHGFKSCIIQFMKGDLYTGEWDGVKRLDGLVELHATGMGFCGIQGNTYTHAEHRASAQAAIELATTKLTSGDYQIIILDEINNALKLKLVDLEQVLGLIKAKPAMVHMVLTGRNAHPEVIDLADTVSEVCEVKHAYQKDIEPQPGIDY
- a CDS encoding HAMP domain-containing protein — encoded protein: MLSSINSRAIVPVACAVTGFVIACCVLLFTFVKDDLIRGEVQHAADLADTVIKSTRYAMLHDDRETLSNIISSIGDQNQVEHVRIFNKKGLIMFSREQGERDRFIDKSAAGCNECHAGEKPKSSLGTMAQARQFNNKEGKDVLAITAPIYNEPECFNAACHFHTSDQSLLGTLDIGVSQDPLKETLGQLQNRMIVFSGMILILTVGAVCALLYRQVFLPIKQLADFTEIPVNGRLGEDFPDVSGDIARLAKSFQEMTNRVQELETQASSKGDEAS
- a CDS encoding multidrug resistance efflux transporter family protein; the protein is MLRLMLLGLAAGMFFSATFILNRAMSLEGGHWYWSAALRYAYMIAFLGAGIRACKGAEYFGRVLSELKKNALFWVVSGTIGFGGFYALICFAADYSPGWVVATTWQMTIIASLFVLMLFGKKFSKKIWIYAAIVFCGVFLVNISQVERANITTLILGASPVLVAAFLYPLGNQLVWEAKQGRKGLPELDVALLDNAFVKVFLLSIGSLPFWLLLYPFTSATMPSQGQLINVALVALFSGVIATSLFLSARNGADNASKLAAVDATQSSEVIFALAGEALLLQASLPNAAAMLGILIACAGLIAFVRHEHN
- a CDS encoding menaquinol oxidoreductase, with the protein product MSQVQPKPEEPPLPGREGLRLRIEARIRKQERASGNGLWSMVCFLLISFAAFNGFSFLPELSTEVRNFLGTPPPAEMISLALVVYAFSGIVRTLARMSRNIKPYLGLMHAAFFTAFYLFYHLSGALQDNFWAVFFAGISVMGLENYYLWTHSNAALHKERALLASMQEKRAGIE